From the Erythrolamprus reginae isolate rEryReg1 chromosome Z, rEryReg1.hap1, whole genome shotgun sequence genome, one window contains:
- the ZNF804B gene encoding zinc finger protein 804B — protein MACYLVISSRHLSNGHYRGIKGIFRGPLRKNGSDTADFAEKEKAAARALEDVKANFYCELCDKQYHKHHEFDNHINSYDHAHKQRLKELKQREFARNVASKSWKDEKKQEKALKRLHQLAELRKQSECVAGCRTMFKSPQIVVEQPEQQAQDTFLLAQEDKAKTAEEAKSSTSHHSEKLQEPLLNKDQPCIERCRLLKNRMSPAFPCSTNACNRTGVSFSFSKKVHLKLESSASVFSENVEEAHDHIGSPKQKLNQAAEECYTCTHMSSMRRTNVQKQLSTLRGQQDSPELCNLAGKNRPHKENNQNSHRQSVESHLPFYKEEQHSLDLECVSSPDIKSRQLVKTRKSVQSFITSQCQPTSACMQQTDYRNRNILLTECDSKFPGQQSSEGEHSCAIHFNPCIFKCSSDSLKNVASDNETFKNDGLVHDIKPKTFPFLHVLSKDGSKAFHWPVELLWFTKTEPSISYGCNPLYFDFRLPLSNKDNGQHEINPEISMEYSRTMDIDEDQILDLSKKKQLSIRKDNILKPKKDSALYLKKCQSKLYKEKENKINCTAPKYISDDLSENIPNVPAHLNCSQRHCTIATNHHTEMCMRSLAQHFQNCETTVQNEVGENICIYPLASKAKKEKCGKCDLMYSQEQTNLDLVTRASSINENGKNTLLGFKLDCPDECLEKENDVSFANDFWKFCPLQKSWSDRQSNYSDISSNSENSDTSCYCNHRSSNHSRGNLPFCCKKKQKSIGRQKCKYQKHNCISSSDEADMDCFIHKKSQQSADYTQRHPIKFQRYLRYGHLLQRERAKQSRNRYPVCKHSRNRCISSQGSCFHDSGSSETSSSPTQSRGSNSGSFMKESVHIWNKHKMTMRTGEGKNPCSAHSENQDVTCASKHKHGICSVNWIEKESARQKSLTAKLLLQKVKSKRNQGQMGKTGSFSKACRMDVPCNVPGTSSMESETILPSQENTHSADMNCVWNREMGEVENNTNEGLTLGNIMCNTSYSNCLLQDLIQRGATYQTQNMEASTTIKEKTDLLTDETQLHLPSCDPMTGDFPGAFVSHKYSLAPNFTGTKEECNAKADFHQAEEELNYFPDNAMHKSNETEYDTDLYNQCISPPLSQHPIIFSPDEIDKYRFLQLQAQQHMQKQLVAKQLKVRSTAEPATFSASPAVQSVPIHQHTSVATLHQTFLQSLALSNGAHPHSSNLTHIHPFPQAHLAPISISPFASTFLPTHAALLSGHPFHLVSAAPFHPVTQLAIPSLPPTAFIPTWFTPPLNATASSMVHFNPLIHPFFQGQKLPPYS, from the coding sequence TGTTGCCGGATGCAGAACCATGTTTAAAAGTCCCCAGATAGTTGTAGAACAACCAGAGCAACAAGCACAAGACACTTTTCTCTTAGCTCAAGAAGACAAAGCCAAGACTGCAGAGGAAGCTAAAAGCTCCACCAGCCACCATTCTGAAAAACTACAGGAACCTTTGCTAAACAAAGATCAACCGTGCATAGAGAGATGCCGTTTGCTTAAAAACCGTATGTCTCCAGCATTCCCCTGCAGCACGAATGCTTGTAACAGGACAGGGGtgtccttttctttctccaaaaAAGTCCACTTGAAACTTGAGTCATCAGCATCTGTCTTCAGTGAGAATGTGGAAGAAGCACATGACCACATTGGGTCACCAAAGCAAAAATTGAACCAAGCTGCTGAGGAATGTTACACTTGCACACATATGAGTAGCATGAGGAGAACCAATGTGCAAAAGCAATTAAGCACACTTCGGGGCCAGCAAGACAGCCCAGAATTATGCAATCTGGCTGGAAAAAATAGACCACATAAGGAAAATAACCAAAATAGCCACAGACAATCAGTGGAAAGTCATCTTCCATTTTATAAGGAGGAGCAGCATTCTTTAGATTTGGAATGTGTCAGCTCTCCTGATATAAAATCAAGACAACTGGTCAAGACTCGGAAATCTGTACAAAGTTTCATCACATCTCAATGCCAACCTACTAGTGCTTGTATGCAGCAAACAGATTACAGGAACAGAAACATCTTGCTAACAGAATGTGATTCTAAATTCCCAGGACAACAGTCATCTGAAGGAGAGCATTCATGTGCAATACACTTTAATCCCTGTATATTCAAATGCTCTTCTGATTCTTTAAAAAATGTGGCTTCGGAtaatgaaacatttaaaaatgatgGTTTAGTTCATGACATTAAGCCTAAAACCTTTCCTTTTCTTCACGTACTGAGTAAAGATGGCAGCAAAGCCTTCCATTGGCCCGTAGAACTTCTTTGGTTTACAAAAACAGAACCTTCTATTTCTTATGGCTGCAATCCATTATATTTTGACTTTAGACTTCCCTTATCCAATAAAGACAATGGGCAGCATGAAATCAATCCAGAAATTTCTATGGAGTATTCAAGAACTATGGATATAGATGAAGATCAGATCTTGGATCTTTCCAAGAAGAAGCAACTGTCCATTAGGAAAGATAACATTTTAAAGCCAAAGAAGGACAGTGCTCTGTATCTCAAAAAGTGTCAGTCAAAAttatataaagagaaagaaaacaaaattaattgTACTGCTCCAAAGTACATTTCGGATGATTTGAGTGAAAATATACCCAATGTGCCTGCTCACCTTAATTGCTCACAAAGGCATTGTACAATTGCAACAAATCACCATACAGAAATGTGTATGAGATCTTTAGCACAACACTTTCAAAACTGTGAAACCACGGTACAGAATGAAGTTGgtgaaaatatttgtatttatccTTTGGCATCTAAAGCGAAAAAGGAAAAATGTGGAAAATGTGATTTAATGTATTCCCAGGAGCAAACCAATCTGGATTTGGTCACTCGTGCAAGTAGCATAAACGAAAATGGAAAAAATACACTTCTTGGTTTTAAGTTAGATTGCCCTGATGAATGCTTGGAAAAGGAAAACGATGTGAGTTTTGCTAATGATTTTTGGAAATTCTGCCCTTTGCAAAAATCCTGGTCTGACAGACAATCTAATTATTCTGACATCTCCTCCAATAGTGAGAATAGTGACACAAGTTGTTACTGTAATCATAGATCAAGCAATCATAGTAGAGGTAATCTACCTTTTTGttgcaaaaagaaacaaaaatcaaTTGGAAGACAGAAATGTAAATATCAAAAGCACAACTGCATTTCCTCTTCTGATGAAGCAGACATGGACTGCTTTATCCACAAAAAAAGCCAGCAATCTGCAGATTATACTCAGAGGCATCCAATAAAATTTCAACGATATTTGAGATATGGGCACTTGCTACAAAGAGAAAGAGCGAAGCAAAGTAGAAATAGATACCCTGTCTGTAAACACAGCAGGAACAGGTGTATCAGTTCCCAAGGTTCTTGCTTCCATGATTCAGGGAGCAGTGAAACATCATCAAGTCCCACTCAATCTAGAGGTAGCAATTCAGGATCATTCATGAAGGAATCTGTACATATCTGGAACAAGCACAAAATGACTATGAGAACCGGTGAAGGGAAAAACCCCTGCTCCGCCCATTCAGAGAACCAGGATGTGACGTGTGCCTCTAAGCataagcatggaatttgctctGTCAACTGGATAGAAAAGGAATCAGCAAGACAGAAATCACTGACTGCCAAGCTACTTTTACAAAAGgtgaaatccaaaagaaaccaggGACAAATGGGAAAAACTGGCAGCTTTTCGAAGGCTTGCAGGATGGATGTCCCCTGTAATGTGCCTGGAACATCTTCCATGGAGAGTGAAACAATACTGCCTTCCCAGGAGAACACACACAGTGCTGATATGAACTGTGTGTGGAATCGTGAAATGGGGGAAGTGGAAAACAACACAAACGAAGGTTTGACCCTAGGTAATATTATGTGCAACACTAGTTATAGTAATTGCCTGCTCCAAGACTTAATTCAAAGAGGAGCTACCTACCAAACTCAAAATATGGAAGCAAGCACAACAATAAAAGAGAAGACAGATCTCTTAACCGATGAAACACAACTTCATCTACCAAGCTGTGATCCAATGACAGGTGATTTTCCTGGTGCTTTTGTTTCCCATAAATATTCCCTTGCTCCAAATTTTACTGGCACCAAAGAAGAATGCAATGCAAAGGCAGACTTCCATCAAGCAGAAGAGGAGCTAAACTATTTCCCTGACAATGCTATGCATAAATCCAATGAAACAGAATATGATACTGACCTTTATAATCAGTGCATCTCCCCTCCTTTATCACAACATCCTATAATATTTTCCCCTGATGAAATAGATAAATACAGGTTTCTACAGCTACAGGCCCAGCAGCACATGCAGAAACAACTTGTAGCAAAGCAACTCAAAGTTCGGTCTACTGCTGAACCAGCTACGTTCTCTGCATCTCCAGCAGTTCAGTCTGTTCCAATCCATCAGCACACTTCCGTTGCCACCCTCCACCAAACCTTTTTGCAAAGCTTGGCTTTGTCCAATGGGGCTCATCCACACAGCAGCAATCTAACCCATATACATCCATTCCCACAGGCTCATCTTGCACCCATATCAATTTCACCATTTGCTTCAACCTTCCTGCCAACTCACGCAGCACTACTGTCTGGTCATCCTTTCCACTTGGTATCAGCCGCTCCTTTTCACCCTGTCACTCAACTGGCTATCCCATCCCTGCCTCCTACTGCCTTTATCCCTACTTGGTTCACTCCACCGCTAAATGCAACTGCATCTTCCATGGTACATTTCAATCCTTTAATCCATCCATTTTTCCAGGGGCAGAAACTTCCACCTTATTCTTGA